One Lachnospiraceae bacterium C1.1 genomic region harbors:
- a CDS encoding HAMP domain-containing sensor histidine kinase, whose protein sequence is MTFKTRLIIAFLVIVLIPIILFGTSLLALSKFESYAIKKSMGVDIDFYGIASNGIQFFASLTDDIYKNVGEYAETDSAKLEDSAVLTELNESLSKKSSFLIVRKGNDIYYSGDPSKTTEILDILPAYEGEGYGINSRETYIREQRLLIKQVDFRFTDHSKGTVFIVTFISDLIPDMRMSTFKIALALIIVLIITGVALVSWIYTGIVSPIRELSVASQKIQDGTLDFEINIPPVDDEVARLCRNFEEMRKRLRASAELKIESENENRTLITNITHDLKTPVTSIKGYAEGLLDGVADTPERREKYLKTIYNKANDMDRLINELTFYSGIDGDRIPYNFAKVNATGYFNDCAEELKLELESRSYIFVYTNAISPNVFIIADPIQLKKVINNIVGNSIKYMDKEKGKIAISLKETENEILVSLMDNGIGIDEKNLPYIFDRFYRADSSRNTAKGGSGIGLSIVKKIVGDHGGRVWAVSSKGEGTTINIALRKYEESGLKEGSMGETE, encoded by the coding sequence ATGACTTTTAAAACAAGGTTGATAATAGCTTTTCTGGTAATTGTTTTGATTCCTATAATTCTTTTCGGAACATCATTACTTGCACTTTCAAAGTTTGAAAGCTATGCTATTAAAAAAAGCATGGGTGTTGATATAGATTTTTACGGAATTGCGTCAAATGGTATTCAGTTTTTCGCAAGTTTGACCGATGATATATATAAGAATGTAGGGGAATATGCAGAAACAGATTCTGCAAAGCTTGAGGATTCAGCGGTATTAACTGAATTAAATGAGAGCCTTTCAAAGAAGTCTTCATTTTTGATCGTCAGAAAGGGCAACGATATCTATTACAGCGGCGACCCTTCAAAAACCACTGAGATCCTTGACATTCTTCCGGCCTATGAGGGCGAGGGTTATGGGATCAATTCCAGAGAAACTTATATTAGAGAACAGAGACTGCTTATAAAACAGGTTGACTTTCGATTTACGGATCATTCGAAAGGAACTGTTTTTATAGTGACATTCATATCTGATCTGATACCTGATATGCGTATGTCCACGTTCAAGATCGCGCTGGCGCTTATAATTGTTCTGATCATTACAGGTGTTGCACTTGTCTCATGGATATATACGGGAATTGTTTCTCCGATAAGGGAGTTGAGCGTTGCCTCGCAGAAAATTCAGGATGGTACACTGGACTTTGAGATCAATATTCCACCGGTCGATGATGAAGTAGCTCGTCTTTGCAGAAATTTTGAGGAAATGAGAAAAAGACTCAGAGCTTCTGCAGAGCTGAAAATTGAAAGTGAAAACGAGAACAGAACTCTGATCACTAATATCACGCATGACCTGAAGACTCCTGTTACCTCTATAAAGGGTTATGCAGAAGGGCTTCTGGACGGAGTTGCGGATACACCGGAAAGAAGAGAAAAATATCTTAAGACTATCTATAACAAGGCAAATGATATGGATCGTCTGATAAATGAGCTTACTTTCTATTCCGGAATTGACGGGGACAGGATTCCATATAACTTTGCGAAGGTTAATGCCACAGGATATTTTAATGACTGCGCAGAAGAACTTAAACTGGAGCTTGAGTCGCGCTCATATATTTTTGTTTATACTAACGCGATCTCACCGAATGTTTTTATTATCGCAGATCCGATCCAGCTTAAGAAGGTTATTAATAATATAGTGGGTAATTCCATTAAGTATATGGATAAGGAAAAGGGAAAGATAGCTATTTCCCTAAAGGAAACAGAGAATGAGATCCTGGTTTCATTAATGGATAACGGTATCGGAATTGATGAAAAAAACCTGCCGTATATATTTGACAGGTTTTATCGGGCCGATTCGTCGAGAAATACGGCGAAGGGAGGCTCAGGTATAGGTCTTTCGATCGTTAAAAAGATCGTGGGAGATCATGGCGGTAGAGTATGGGCTGTCAGCAGTAAGGGAGAAGGGACAACTATCAACATTGCTTTAAGAAAGTATGAGGAATCGGGTTTAAAGGAAGGTTCAATGGGGGAGACTGAATGA